A genomic window from Winogradskyella sp. J14-2 includes:
- the gldN gene encoding gliding motility protein GldN: MKFKSFIYTGLMVLAANSAIAQANILNAKIPEEIGMKTEAELLLDNDEPLEYGYVGDRDILFSKMIWEKVVLDERVNFPLYFPVEGNLGDDRKSLYKVLMENIESGMISRIYGDSYFTEERTLKDIEAALKMRKITDAGIEYMNTYGVGEDEVPEEYVIERNIEPADISSYLIKGLWYFDKRQGELKYRILGIAPAAPDVNFIDSEDESQKAPIPMFWVFFPEVRDILHEAKAFNNDNSASPISFDHLLNSRRFHGIIYKEENVYGDREVKEYVADNALMQLLESERIKDKIRDFEQDMWSY, encoded by the coding sequence ATGAAATTTAAAAGCTTTATATATACTGGATTAATGGTTTTAGCTGCAAATAGTGCTATAGCTCAGGCTAATATCCTAAACGCAAAAATACCTGAAGAAATAGGTATGAAGACTGAAGCTGAATTGCTTTTAGATAACGATGAGCCTCTAGAGTATGGTTATGTAGGTGATAGAGACATCTTATTCTCAAAAATGATTTGGGAAAAAGTTGTACTAGACGAGCGTGTAAATTTCCCGTTATACTTCCCTGTAGAAGGAAATCTTGGGGATGATCGTAAGTCTTTATATAAGGTTTTAATGGAAAATATCGAAAGTGGTATGATTTCCAGGATTTATGGTGATTCTTATTTTACAGAGGAGCGTACGCTTAAGGATATTGAAGCTGCTCTAAAAATGAGAAAAATAACAGATGCAGGTATTGAATACATGAATACCTATGGTGTAGGCGAAGACGAAGTCCCAGAAGAATATGTTATAGAAAGAAACATTGAACCAGCAGATATCAGTTCTTATTTAATTAAAGGGCTATGGTATTTTGATAAGCGTCAAGGAGAGTTGAAATATCGTATTCTTGGTATTGCACCAGCAGCACCAGATGTTAACTTTATAGATTCTGAAGACGAAAGTCAAAAAGCACCAATTCCTATGTTTTGGGTATTCTTCCCAGAGGTAAGAGATATTTTACACGAAGCTAAAGCATTCAACAATGATAATAGTGCTTCTCCAATTTCTTTCGACCACTTACTCAATAGTAGACGTTTCCACGGAATCATCTATAAGGAAGAGAATGTTTATGGAGACAGAGAAGTTAAGGAGTATGTTGCAGATAATGCGTTAATGCAATTATTAGAATCTGAGCGTATCAAAGATAAGATCAGAGATTTTGAACAAGATATGTGGAGTTACTAA
- the gldM gene encoding gliding motility protein GldM: MAGGKLSARQKMINLMYLVFIAMIAMTTSKEILSAFSLFNTKFENANELAVASNTTLLKGLEKQASEKPKDFGVAYNNAQKVSSISNEFFSYLESQKAMILNKGNYAEKFKEEGELPAEEMDKGDALDEYWFTGDRMTKEGQAFVDRINKYKADIKQLLGDDVAYNPAKENLERRFSTADVQNNDGKKQTWLDYNFKGFPAVASYTKLTAMQNDIKATEANLYNVFLGNTVDEATSLKNYTAIVIPDKNAFFAGEKFTGSVVLGKYANVTPTKLKVGDTDLDMNREGAIDSTGAARIEFTVGNVGEHDINGQFTFLEKGEELPINFSGKYVVVPRPNSATISADKMNVVYRGVANPMTISFAGIADNKVQASGIGLKPVSGAGKYVMNPGTGSEVTINVTGTLDDGSKVSDRKTFRIKDIPAPTGVIAGQTGVVKLPKRNVEIGTVAAKLDDFVFDLPIEVTSFKMRVPGQPTISVVGTKMNAQAKSAIQKARRGDNITIFDIKARIQGNTTYRLKNVSPVIVEVTSN, translated from the coding sequence ATGGCAGGAGGAAAATTATCTGCAAGACAGAAAATGATTAACTTAATGTACTTGGTGTTTATCGCTATGATTGCGATGACAACAAGTAAAGAGATATTATCTGCTTTCAGTTTATTTAATACAAAATTTGAAAATGCAAATGAACTAGCGGTTGCATCAAACACGACCCTTTTAAAAGGCTTAGAGAAACAAGCTAGTGAGAAGCCAAAAGACTTTGGAGTGGCTTACAATAATGCTCAGAAAGTGAGCTCTATATCCAACGAGTTTTTCAGCTATTTAGAGTCCCAAAAGGCAATGATTTTAAATAAGGGAAATTACGCTGAGAAATTTAAAGAAGAAGGCGAATTACCGGCCGAAGAAATGGACAAAGGCGATGCTTTAGACGAGTATTGGTTTACAGGAGATCGTATGACTAAAGAAGGACAAGCATTCGTAGACAGAATTAATAAGTACAAAGCAGATATTAAGCAGCTGTTAGGCGATGATGTAGCTTACAATCCAGCAAAAGAAAACTTAGAGCGTCGTTTTAGTACTGCAGACGTTCAAAATAATGACGGTAAAAAACAAACCTGGTTAGATTATAATTTTAAAGGATTTCCAGCTGTAGCTTCTTACACTAAGCTTACAGCAATGCAAAACGATATCAAAGCAACTGAAGCAAATTTATACAATGTGTTTTTAGGAAATACAGTTGATGAAGCTACATCTTTAAAAAACTATACAGCTATCGTTATACCAGATAAGAATGCATTTTTTGCTGGTGAAAAGTTTACTGGATCTGTAGTTTTAGGTAAGTATGCTAACGTAACTCCAACAAAGCTTAAGGTTGGTGATACTGATTTAGATATGAACAGAGAAGGTGCAATAGACTCAACCGGAGCTGCTAGAATAGAATTTACAGTAGGTAACGTTGGTGAGCATGATATTAATGGACAATTTACTTTCTTAGAAAAAGGTGAAGAATTGCCGATTAACTTTAGTGGAAAGTACGTAGTCGTACCAAGACCAAATTCTGCTACAATTTCTGCAGATAAGATGAATGTTGTCTATCGTGGAGTTGCCAATCCAATGACTATTTCATTCGCTGGTATTGCAGATAACAAAGTACAAGCTAGTGGTATAGGATTAAAACCAGTAAGTGGTGCAGGTAAGTATGTTATGAATCCGGGAACTGGTAGTGAGGTAACTATAAACGTTACAGGTACTTTAGATGATGGCTCAAAAGTAAGCGATCGAAAAACCTTTAGAATTAAAGATATTCCTGCGCCAACAGGTGTAATAGCAGGGCAAACAGGTGTAGTAAAGTTACCAAAGCGTAATGTAGAGATAGGTACTGTTGCTGCAAAATTAGACGATTTTGTATTCGATTTACCAATCGAGGTAACTTCGTTTAAAATGAGAGTTCCTGGTCAGCCTACAATTAGTGTTGTGGGTACAAAAATGAATGCTCAAGCTAAGTCTGCTATTCAAAAAGCGAGACGAGGCGATAATATTACAATTTTTGATATTAAGGCAAGAATCCAAGGTAACACAACGTACAGGCTAAAAAACGTTTCACCAGTAATTGTTGAAGTTACAAGTAACTAG
- the gldL gene encoding gliding motility protein GldL yields the protein MAQKGKITVTNMVYGLGAAIVIVGALFKIQHWPYGSLILTIGMVVEALVFTYSAFERQQADLDWSLVYPELAGGQSLGKKKKEEPKDAEGLLSKKLDNLLKEAKIDGELMASLGNSIKNFEGAAKGISPTVDSIAAQKKYGEELSLAAAQMESLNSLYKVQMESANRQAAINEEAVENAQKLKEQMASLASNLSSLNGVYGGMLSAMNKN from the coding sequence ATGGCACAGAAAGGTAAAATCACAGTAACAAACATGGTCTACGGATTGGGAGCAGCAATTGTAATTGTTGGAGCATTATTTAAAATCCAGCACTGGCCTTACGGCTCTTTAATCCTAACGATTGGTATGGTTGTTGAAGCCTTGGTATTTACTTACTCAGCTTTTGAAAGACAACAAGCTGATTTAGATTGGTCTTTAGTATACCCAGAATTAGCAGGTGGTCAATCTTTAGGGAAAAAGAAAAAAGAAGAGCCAAAAGATGCTGAAGGATTATTATCAAAAAAATTAGATAACTTATTAAAAGAAGCTAAAATTGATGGTGAATTAATGGCAAGTTTGGGAAATAGCATTAAAAACTTTGAAGGTGCAGCCAAAGGTATTAGCCCAACAGTAGATTCTATTGCAGCGCAAAAGAAATATGGCGAAGAATTATCTCTAGCAGCAGCTCAAATGGAGTCTTTAAACAGTCTGTACAAAGTGCAAATGGAAAGTGCAAATCGTCAAGCTGCAATAAATGAAGAAGCTGTAGAGAATGCGCAAAAGTTAAAAGAGCAAATGGCCTCTTTAGCATCAAACCTTTCATCATTAAATGGTGTGTATGGCGGAATGCTATCTGCAATGAACAAAAACTAA
- the gldK gene encoding gliding motility lipoprotein GldK has translation MNIKRFILLTTVLVLVASCNSGDRGQLVGVSGKKWHPEKPYGMTLVPGGAFIMGKSDDDIAGVQDAPTKTATVRAFYMDETEITNSEYRQFVFWVRDSILRLKLAEMADLEGKTPGNGDIGEFAYLDSDPANLNAYESYMLNTYGNEQRKINHDVELIYDTDEYPDELYAEVMDGMYLPLEESYNGQRTWDVKQFKFQYTYMDIAKAAKDRSLKRSEVIEQEEVEVYPDTTAWIRDFAYSYNEPMHNDYFWHSAYDGYPVVGVSWKQAQAFCQWRTLKHNSYQKSKGKQPVNSYRLPSEAEWEYAARGGLQGASYPWGGPYTKNDRGCFMANFKPLRGDYAADQALYTVEADAYDPNDFNLYNMAGNVSEWVNGSYDPASYEYMSTINPNVNDPQNSRKVVRGGSWKDVAYFLQVSSRDYEYADSARSYIGFRTVQDYMGTEVTKNAATN, from the coding sequence ATGAATATTAAGAGATTTATTTTACTTACCACTGTATTGGTTTTGGTTGCCAGTTGTAATTCTGGAGACCGCGGACAATTAGTAGGTGTTAGTGGTAAAAAATGGCACCCAGAAAAGCCTTATGGTATGACTTTAGTTCCTGGAGGGGCTTTTATAATGGGTAAATCAGATGACGATATTGCCGGTGTTCAAGATGCTCCTACAAAAACTGCTACTGTACGTGCATTTTACATGGACGAAACTGAGATTACAAATAGCGAGTACAGACAATTTGTATTTTGGGTAAGAGATTCTATTTTGAGGCTTAAACTTGCTGAAATGGCAGATTTAGAAGGTAAAACACCAGGTAATGGAGATATTGGCGAGTTTGCATATTTAGATTCAGATCCAGCCAATCTTAATGCCTATGAAAGCTATATGCTAAATACTTATGGTAACGAACAACGAAAGATAAACCATGATGTAGAATTGATTTACGATACTGATGAATATCCAGATGAGCTATATGCCGAGGTTATGGATGGTATGTATTTGCCATTAGAAGAGTCTTATAACGGACAGAGAACTTGGGATGTAAAACAGTTTAAATTTCAATATACATATATGGACATTGCCAAGGCTGCAAAAGATAGAAGCCTTAAACGCTCTGAAGTAATAGAACAAGAAGAGGTTGAGGTGTATCCAGATACTACAGCTTGGATTAGAGATTTTGCTTATTCTTACAATGAGCCGATGCATAATGACTATTTCTGGCACTCTGCATACGACGGATATCCAGTTGTAGGTGTGTCTTGGAAACAAGCCCAAGCATTTTGCCAATGGAGAACCTTAAAGCATAATAGTTATCAAAAGAGCAAAGGAAAGCAGCCAGTAAATTCTTATAGATTACCATCCGAAGCGGAATGGGAATATGCTGCTCGTGGAGGTTTACAAGGAGCTTCATATCCGTGGGGTGGACCTTACACTAAAAATGATAGAGGTTGCTTTATGGCAAACTTTAAACCATTAAGAGGTGATTATGCAGCTGACCAAGCATTATATACTGTAGAAGCAGATGCTTATGATCCAAATGACTTTAATTTGTACAACATGGCGGGCAATGTGTCAGAGTGGGTAAATGGTTCTTACGATCCTGCTTCATACGAATACATGTCAACTATAAATCCAAATGTAAATGATCCTCAAAATTCTCGTAAGGTTGTAAGAGGTGGATCTTGGAAAGATGTTGCTTATTTCTTACAGGTAAGTTCTAGAGATTATGAGTATGCGGACTCAGCTCGAAGTTATATCGGTTTTAGAACAGTACAAGACTACATGGGTACTGAAGTAACTAAAAATGCAGCGACGAACTAA
- a CDS encoding formimidoylglutamase produces MNFNFLTPVSDAVLAHSELLAQQALGKKIKIHSKQNGIPDLDDVQLALIGVLENRNDVNYIGAHINFDSIRKTLYTLFPGNWSTAIADLGDILPGESVEDTYYAIRTAISVLVEKNIIPIILGGSQDLTYANYRAYDSLMPMVNVVNVDTNFDLGDANLPIRNNSYVGKIIVEEPYNLFNYSTIGYQTYFNSQEEIDLMEKLYFESYRLGEISADIHKVEPLLRDAHIVSIDLKSIRAAEVSDNLKYSPNGFSGKEICAITRYAGISNKVSSFGIYEYSNSKNDSSSSMLIAQMIWYFVEGVNCRVKDDNFNNEKEFQKYNVLVEDDELIFFKSLKTGRWWIEIPFLPDVNNKLKKHTLLPCMHADYLLATQGELPERWYKAYRKNSF; encoded by the coding sequence ATGAATTTTAATTTTTTAACGCCTGTTTCAGACGCGGTTTTAGCTCACTCAGAACTACTAGCGCAGCAAGCGCTCGGAAAAAAAATCAAAATTCATTCAAAGCAAAATGGTATTCCCGATTTAGACGATGTACAATTAGCCCTCATCGGAGTTTTAGAAAATCGAAACGATGTTAATTATATAGGAGCGCATATTAATTTCGATTCAATAAGAAAAACCCTCTACACTCTATTTCCCGGAAATTGGAGTACAGCTATTGCAGACCTGGGAGATATATTACCTGGCGAATCTGTAGAAGATACCTATTATGCCATCCGCACTGCGATTTCGGTTTTAGTTGAAAAAAATATCATACCAATTATACTCGGTGGAAGCCAAGACTTAACTTATGCCAATTACCGCGCTTACGATAGTTTAATGCCAATGGTTAACGTTGTTAATGTAGATACCAATTTTGATCTGGGCGATGCAAATCTGCCTATAAGAAATAATAGTTATGTTGGTAAAATTATTGTAGAAGAGCCATATAACCTCTTTAACTATTCTACTATAGGATATCAAACCTACTTTAATTCACAAGAAGAAATAGACCTTATGGAGAAGTTATACTTTGAGTCGTATCGTTTAGGCGAAATATCTGCTGATATACACAAAGTAGAACCATTATTAAGAGATGCTCATATAGTTTCTATTGATCTAAAGTCTATAAGAGCTGCTGAGGTAAGTGATAACCTAAAATATTCACCCAATGGGTTTTCTGGAAAGGAAATTTGTGCCATTACACGCTATGCAGGCATAAGTAACAAGGTCTCTTCTTTTGGTATTTATGAATACAGCAACTCCAAAAACGACTCATCTTCCTCAATGCTAATTGCGCAAATGATTTGGTATTTTGTAGAAGGCGTTAACTGTAGGGTTAAAGATGATAATTTTAATAATGAAAAAGAGTTTCAGAAGTATAATGTCTTAGTAGAAGATGATGAACTCATATTCTTTAAAAGTTTAAAAACAGGGCGTTGGTGGATAGAAATTCCTTTTTTACCAGATGTTAATAATAAATTAAAAAAGCATACGTTATTACCATGCATGCATGCTGATTATCTGCTTGCTACTCAGGGTGAACTACCAGAACGTTGGTATAAAGCCTATAGGAAGAACAGCTTTTAA
- the topA gene encoding type I DNA topoisomerase: MSKNLVIVESPAKAKTIEKFLGKDYKVESSFGHISDLPSKELGVDVDGDFEPNYKVSKDKRDVVKKLKALAKKAETVWLASDEDREGEAIAWHLAEALDLDKEKTKRIVFHEITKSAINKAIENPRAIDYNLVDAQQARRVLDRIVGYELSPVLWRKVKGGLSAGRVQSVSVRLIVEREREIQNFNAEASYRVDAEFTSEDGKSFKAKLPKNFGSEEEALEFLNNNKAATYQVADLQKKPAKKSPAAPFTTSTLQQEASRKLGFSVSRTMSNAQRLYEAGLITYMRTDSVNLSDEARQGAEKEITSAYGSEYSKPRNYKGKSKGAQEAHEAIRPTDFSNHSVNVERDQARLYDLIWKRAIASQMSEAKLERTNLKIQINSSNKVSEQFSANGEIITFDGFLKVYLEGTDDEDAEQDGILPDLKVGEELANNYITATQRFTRPPSRFTEASLVKQLEELGIGRPSTYAPTISTIQNRNYIEKGTHEGDERAYKQLVLSDQNIKEKELTEKVGSNKGKLVPTDVGFIVTDFLVNHFESILDYNFTARVEESFDDIAEGKEDWKAMMKDFYKGFHPQVEDVRENAERETGERILGTDPKTGRQVSVRLGKFGPMVQIGTVDEEEKPQFASLLPDQQLNTITYEEAMDLFKLPKALGHYKDDEVEVNVGRYGPYVRYGKKFVSLPQGVDPLSVELDEALVYIKEKEKADAPIYTYEGLEVTKGKGRFGPFIKWNNMFINVNKKYDWDNLSEQDIVTLIEDKIQKEKDKLIHVWEEEGIRVEKARWGRHNVIKGKQKVELAKTVDVSDMTLEEAKAILEKNAPKKKTKKTTKKKTTTKKK, translated from the coding sequence ATGTCGAAGAATCTAGTCATTGTCGAGTCACCTGCAAAGGCAAAAACAATAGAGAAATTTTTAGGAAAAGATTATAAGGTTGAGTCAAGTTTTGGGCATATTTCAGATTTACCGTCCAAAGAACTAGGAGTCGATGTAGATGGAGATTTTGAACCGAACTACAAGGTCTCAAAAGACAAGCGCGATGTTGTAAAAAAACTAAAAGCCTTAGCAAAAAAAGCAGAAACAGTTTGGCTAGCAAGTGATGAAGATCGAGAAGGAGAAGCCATAGCATGGCATTTGGCAGAAGCACTAGATTTAGATAAGGAAAAAACGAAGCGTATTGTTTTTCATGAGATTACAAAAAGTGCAATAAATAAAGCTATTGAAAACCCTAGAGCTATTGATTATAACTTAGTAGATGCGCAGCAAGCAAGGCGTGTTTTAGACCGTATTGTAGGTTACGAGTTGTCGCCAGTTTTATGGCGAAAAGTTAAAGGAGGTTTATCTGCAGGTAGAGTACAATCTGTATCTGTAAGGCTTATCGTTGAGCGCGAGCGCGAAATACAAAACTTTAATGCTGAAGCATCCTACAGAGTAGATGCAGAGTTTACATCAGAAGATGGAAAATCATTTAAAGCTAAATTGCCTAAGAATTTTGGTTCAGAAGAAGAGGCTTTAGAATTTTTAAATAATAATAAAGCAGCGACTTATCAAGTAGCCGACCTACAAAAAAAACCAGCAAAAAAATCACCAGCTGCACCTTTTACAACATCTACCTTGCAGCAGGAAGCATCCAGAAAATTGGGCTTCTCAGTAAGTAGAACCATGAGCAATGCACAGCGTTTATACGAAGCCGGTCTTATAACTTATATGAGAACAGATAGTGTTAATCTGTCTGATGAGGCAAGACAAGGCGCTGAGAAAGAGATTACATCGGCTTATGGATCTGAATATAGCAAACCAAGAAATTACAAAGGAAAATCTAAGGGTGCTCAAGAGGCTCACGAAGCAATAAGGCCAACAGATTTTTCTAACCATTCAGTAAATGTAGAACGTGATCAAGCACGACTTTACGATTTAATTTGGAAACGTGCCATTGCATCGCAAATGAGTGAAGCTAAACTAGAGCGCACTAACTTAAAAATTCAAATTAATAGTTCTAATAAAGTAAGTGAGCAATTCTCTGCTAATGGAGAAATCATAACCTTTGATGGATTTTTAAAAGTATACCTAGAAGGTACTGATGATGAAGACGCTGAACAAGATGGTATTTTGCCAGATTTAAAAGTAGGCGAGGAATTAGCTAACAACTATATAACAGCAACACAACGTTTTACCAGACCTCCTTCAAGATTTACAGAAGCATCTTTGGTTAAGCAATTAGAAGAATTAGGTATTGGTAGACCATCCACATACGCACCAACAATTTCTACAATTCAGAATAGAAATTACATAGAAAAAGGGACTCACGAAGGAGATGAAAGAGCCTACAAACAATTAGTCCTTTCAGACCAAAATATTAAAGAAAAGGAGCTTACAGAAAAAGTAGGTTCTAACAAAGGTAAATTAGTGCCAACAGATGTTGGTTTTATTGTTACTGACTTTTTGGTAAATCATTTTGAAAGTATTTTAGATTACAATTTTACAGCAAGAGTAGAAGAGAGTTTTGATGACATTGCAGAAGGTAAAGAAGACTGGAAAGCAATGATGAAAGATTTTTATAAAGGTTTTCATCCTCAGGTTGAAGATGTTAGGGAAAATGCTGAGCGCGAAACAGGCGAACGTATTCTTGGTACAGATCCCAAAACAGGACGCCAAGTAAGTGTGCGTTTAGGTAAATTTGGTCCTATGGTTCAAATAGGTACAGTAGATGAAGAAGAGAAACCACAGTTTGCAAGCTTATTGCCAGATCAGCAGCTTAATACCATTACCTACGAAGAGGCTATGGATTTATTTAAGCTTCCAAAGGCTTTAGGGCACTATAAAGACGATGAAGTTGAGGTTAATGTCGGCCGTTATGGTCCATATGTAAGATATGGTAAAAAGTTTGTATCCTTACCTCAGGGAGTCGATCCATTAAGTGTAGAATTAGATGAAGCCCTAGTATATATTAAAGAGAAAGAAAAGGCAGACGCTCCTATCTACACGTATGAAGGTTTAGAAGTTACAAAAGGCAAAGGGCGTTTTGGTCCATTTATTAAATGGAACAACATGTTTATAAATGTGAATAAAAAATACGATTGGGATAATTTATCTGAACAAGACATTGTAACTTTGATTGAGGATAAAATCCAAAAAGAAAAAGATAAACTTATTCATGTTTGGGAAGAGGAAGGCATTAGAGTAGAAAAAGCACGTTGGGGAAGACACAATGTTATAAAAGGTAAGCAAAAAGTAGAATTAGCTAAGACCGTAGATGTTTCTGATATGACCTTAGAAGAGGCAAAAGCTATTCTAGAGAAAAATGCGCCAAAAAAGAAAACCAAAAAAACCACAAAGAAAAAAACGACCACTAAAAAGAAGTAA